A genomic stretch from Coffea arabica cultivar ET-39 chromosome 10c, Coffea Arabica ET-39 HiFi, whole genome shotgun sequence includes:
- the LOC140016159 gene encoding uncharacterized mitochondrial protein AtMg00810-like: MEFGLTRCGVDHSVFYRHSNAGKILLVVYVDDIVITGDDVVGIQKLKSNLQTNFQTKDLGHLQYFLGIEVARSKYGIYLCQRKYVLDMLSEVGMLGCRPVDTPMDPNVKLAGDQGALLDDPKQYRRLVGKLNYLTVTRPDISFPVSVVSQFLDTPRTSHWDAVIRIFKYLKSAPGKGLLYQNHGHADIEGYSDADWAGSASDRKSTTGYCVFVGGNLVSWKSKKQTVVSRSSAESEYRAMAHTVCELVWLKSMLLELGFEHKQPMNLVCDNQAAVHIASNPVFHERTKHIEVDCHFIREKLLDGVIKTSHVPSVDQLADVFTKSLGGSRVKYLCNKLGAYDIYAPT, encoded by the coding sequence atggagttcggtctgacaagatgtggagtagatcattctgtattttatcggcattctaatgctggtaaaatcttattagttgtttatgtggatgacattgtgattacaggagatgatgttgtggggatccagaagcttaaatccaatctgcagacaaactttcagacaaaggatttaggtcatctacagtattttctgggtattgaggtagctcggtctaaatatgggatttatttatgtcaaaggaaatatgtactcgatatgttgagtgaagttgggatgttaggttgccgacctgtggatactcctatggatcccaatgtgaaattagcaggagatcaaggtgcattacttgatgatcctaagcaatatcgaagacttgtgggtaaattaaattatctcactgtaacgagacctgacatttcgttcccagtgagtgttgtgagtcaatttcttgatacccCTCGTACTAGTCATTGGGATGCTGTTATACGGATTTTCAAGTATCTTAAGAGTGCTCCTGGGAAAGGGTTgctgtatcaaaatcatggacacgctgatattgaaggatatagtgatgcagattgggctGGTTCTGCCTCAGATCGAAAATCGACTACAGGATATTGTGTGTTCgttggtggtaatttagtgtcgtggaagagtaagaagcaaacagttgtatccagatcaagtgcagaatctgaataccgtgctatggctcacactgtgtgtgagttggtttggttgaagagcatgttacttgaacttgggtttgagcataaacagcctatgaatttagtatgtgataatcaggcggctgttcatattgcatctaatccagtgtttcatgaaaggacaaaacatattgaagttgattgtcatttcattcgagagaaattgcttgacggggtcatcaagacatctcatgtaccgtcTGTAGATCAATTGGCGGATGTGTTTACCAAGAGCTTAGGGGGCTCTAGGGTGAAATACCtttgtaacaagttgggtgcttatgatatatatgctccaacttga